A genomic region of Ewingella sp. CoE-038-23 contains the following coding sequences:
- a CDS encoding RES family NAD+ phosphorylase — protein sequence MRLYRIVKTKHLSTAWSGTGAQLYGGRWNPPGKPVVYLATSISLAILEIMVHLQSSLLLQSYTLLSIDIPDEKLEQLNLDNLSEDWKDPSPPDSTQSLGEAWLQSASSVGLRVPSVIVPSEFNVIVNPLHPDFAPLLASVEKQPMAFDPRLI from the coding sequence GTGAGGCTGTACCGCATCGTCAAGACCAAACACCTCTCCACCGCCTGGTCAGGAACCGGCGCCCAACTTTACGGCGGGCGCTGGAACCCTCCCGGCAAGCCGGTGGTCTATCTCGCCACCAGCATCTCACTGGCGATCCTTGAGATCATGGTCCATCTGCAAAGCAGCCTGTTACTTCAGTCTTACACCCTGCTGAGCATTGATATTCCTGATGAAAAACTGGAGCAGCTGAATCTCGACAACCTGAGCGAAGACTGGAAAGATCCCTCGCCACCGGACAGCACTCAGAGCCTCGGCGAAGCGTGGCTTCAGTCCGCCAGCAGCGTGGGTTTGCGCGTGCCGTCGGTGATCGTGCCCAGCGAATTCAACGTCATTGTGAATCCGCTGCACCCTGATTTTGCGCCACTGCTGGCGAGTGTTGAGAAGCAGCCGATGGCCTTCGATCCGCGCCTGATTTGA
- the parS gene encoding type II RES/Xre toxin-antitoxin system antitoxin yields MESKISELHSKNAPLPAMRLWQSAGLPASGGISLINAIQKGFSVDSINRLNAELGWSKMALLEIMGINERSFARRKAENGLLKTDESERVARLIRIVDAATDLFEGDRSAALDWIRRPAPALGGVPPVEMLASEAGALEVNRLIGRLEYGVFG; encoded by the coding sequence ATGGAGAGTAAAATTTCAGAGCTGCATTCCAAAAACGCCCCACTTCCTGCAATGCGTTTGTGGCAATCTGCGGGGCTTCCCGCAAGTGGAGGAATCAGTTTGATTAACGCCATACAGAAAGGTTTTTCAGTTGATAGTATCAACCGTCTGAATGCCGAACTGGGATGGTCAAAAATGGCACTACTGGAAATAATGGGGATCAACGAGCGCAGTTTTGCTCGTCGTAAAGCCGAAAATGGGCTGTTGAAAACGGATGAAAGTGAGCGCGTAGCCCGCCTGATACGCATCGTTGACGCAGCAACCGATCTCTTCGAAGGCGACCGCAGCGCCGCCCTTGATTGGATACGTCGCCCTGCTCCCGCACTCGGCGGCGTGCCGCCGGTAGAGATGCTGGCTTCAGAAGCCGGTGCGTTAGAAGTCAACCGCCTGATTGGCCGTCTGGAATACGGGGTCTTTGGGTGA
- a CDS encoding nucleoside-specific channel-forming protein Tsx, giving the protein MNNKIIAAGALLALSYSATVLADDTQGEFVSDWWHQSVNVVGSADTRFGPTIRNDVYLEYEAFAHKDWFDFYGYIDIPKTFGAGNGNDTGIWDKNGSPLFMEIEPRFSIDKLTGTDLSFGPFKEWYFANNYIYDMGPNSDNRQNTWFMGLGTDIDTHLPMSLSLNVYAKYQWENYGAANENSWDGYRFKVKYFVPLTPLWGGNLSYIGFTNFDWGSDLGDNDFADVNGRKARSSNSVASSHILSLNYTHWHYSFVARYFHNGGQWQDGAELNFGNGNFDVKSTGWGYYAVIGYNF; this is encoded by the coding sequence ATGAACAATAAAATAATTGCAGCTGGCGCACTTTTAGCTTTGTCTTACAGCGCGACCGTACTGGCTGACGACACACAAGGCGAATTCGTTTCTGACTGGTGGCATCAAAGCGTTAACGTGGTGGGCAGCGCGGATACGCGTTTCGGACCAACCATCCGTAACGACGTCTACCTCGAATATGAAGCTTTTGCACACAAAGACTGGTTCGATTTCTACGGCTATATCGATATTCCTAAGACTTTCGGCGCGGGTAACGGTAACGACACCGGTATCTGGGATAAGAACGGTTCTCCACTGTTTATGGAAATCGAACCTCGCTTCTCTATCGACAAGCTGACCGGCACTGACCTGAGCTTCGGTCCGTTCAAAGAGTGGTACTTCGCGAACAACTATATCTACGATATGGGCCCGAACAGCGATAACCGCCAGAACACCTGGTTCATGGGTCTGGGTACCGATATCGATACTCACCTGCCAATGAGCCTGTCCCTGAACGTGTATGCGAAATACCAGTGGGAAAACTACGGTGCGGCGAACGAAAACAGCTGGGACGGCTACCGTTTCAAAGTGAAATACTTCGTTCCATTGACCCCACTGTGGGGCGGTAACCTGAGCTACATCGGGTTCACCAACTTCGACTGGGGTTCAGATTTAGGTGACAACGACTTCGCAGACGTGAACGGCCGTAAAGCGCGTTCAAGCAACTCTGTCGCGTCAAGCCACATTCTTTCTCTGAACTACACCCACTGGCACTACTCTTTCGTGGCGCGTTACTTCCACAACGGCGGCCAGTGGCAAGATGGCGCAGAGCTGAACTTCGGCAACGGCAACTTCGACGTGAAGTCTACCGGCTGGGGTTACTACGCGGTTATCGGTTACAACTTCTAA
- a CDS encoding copper-binding protein, with protein MSKLIKTLALSAVIFAAAPQFASATSMSGDMAGMDMSGNSAKSDVANASGVVKKIDTANGMVTLQHGPIPAIQWPAMTMGFKVADPALLNNIKEGEEVDFSLKPENGNQVVVAIAAKK; from the coding sequence ATGTCTAAACTCATCAAAACCCTCGCACTCTCTGCCGTCATTTTCGCCGCTGCGCCGCAGTTTGCTTCTGCTACCAGCATGTCGGGCGACATGGCCGGAATGGATATGTCGGGCAATAGCGCCAAAAGTGATGTCGCCAACGCCAGCGGTGTGGTGAAGAAAATCGACACCGCTAACGGCATGGTGACCTTGCAGCACGGTCCGATCCCGGCCATCCAGTGGCCAGCCATGACCATGGGCTTTAAAGTCGCCGATCCGGCGCTGCTGAACAATATTAAAGAAGGAGAAGAGGTGGATTTCAGCCTGAAGCCGGAGAACGGCAATCAGGTGGTGGTGGCGATTGCTGCCAAGAAATAA
- a CDS encoding efflux RND transporter permease subunit, protein MIALLIRWSIANRFLVLMATLFIAAAGIWAINTTPVDALPDLSDVQVIVRTSYPGQAPQIVENQVTYPMTTTMLSVPGAQTVRGYSFFGDSFVYVIFKEGTDLYWARSRVLEYLSQVQSRLPAGAKPALGPDATGVGWVYEYALVDKSGKHDLSQLRGIQDWFLRFELKSLPNVAEVASIGGMVKQYQIVLDPVKMAAYRIPQQTLVNAVQQANQEAGGSVLELAETDYIVRASGYLKTLDDFRKIPLSVENGIPITLGDVATVQVGPELRQGVADLNGQGESVGGVIVLRSGENARATIASVKQKLHELQRSLPDGVEVVPVYDRSKLIDRSIDNLTHKLIEEFVVVTLVCALFLWHFRSALVAIISLPLGIMLAFLLMRIQGINANMMSLAGIAIAIGAMVDAAIVMIENAHKKIEHWRAEHPGEKLEGQAHWQVISDAATEVGPALFFSLLVITLSFIPVFTLESQEGKLFGPLAFTKTYAMAGAALLSITLVPVLMGFWIRGRIPDETRNPINRGLTRVYRPMLDWVLRWPKLTLLLAALTLFTVVWPLDKIGSEFLPAIDEGDLLYMPSALPGLSVSKASQLLQQTDRLIKTVPEVQSVFGKAGRAESATDPAPVEMFETTIQFKPRDQWRKGMTPDKLVQELDRVVKVPGLANIWVPPIRNRIDMLATGIKSPIGVRILGPSLEAIDHTAQAIEKLAKSVPGVNSALAERLNGGHYIDVNINRAEASRYGLNIADVQAIVSSAIGGANIGETVEGLARYPINLRYPREIRDSLNGLRELPIYTPSGQQITLGTVAALGISSGPTMVKTENARLSGLVYIDANSRDVTSVVEKLRHAVDQQLHLPPGVSVEYAGQFEYLQHAVHRLKLVVPATLAIIFLLLYLIFRRVEEALLLMFTLPFAMVGGIWLLYLLGYNLSIASGIGFIALAGVSAEFGVIMLVYLRQAMQAHNPNNLPISAREMDEVIREGATLRVRPKAMTVAVILAGLLPILWSGGTGSEVMSRIAAPMVGGMITAPLLSMFIIPALWRLLAARRFARTTPTENTSIIQHKEGRK, encoded by the coding sequence ATGATCGCTCTGCTGATCCGCTGGTCTATCGCCAACCGTTTTCTGGTGTTAATGGCGACGCTGTTTATCGCCGCCGCCGGGATCTGGGCCATTAATACCACGCCGGTCGACGCCCTGCCGGACCTCTCCGACGTGCAGGTGATCGTGCGCACCAGCTATCCGGGGCAAGCGCCGCAAATCGTCGAGAATCAGGTCACCTACCCAATGACCACCACCATGCTGTCGGTGCCCGGCGCGCAGACGGTGCGCGGCTATTCGTTTTTCGGCGACTCCTTCGTCTACGTGATTTTCAAGGAAGGCACTGACCTCTACTGGGCGCGTTCGCGGGTGCTGGAGTATCTCAGCCAGGTACAGTCACGCTTACCGGCGGGGGCGAAACCGGCTCTCGGGCCAGACGCCACCGGGGTTGGCTGGGTGTATGAGTACGCGCTGGTGGATAAAAGCGGCAAGCACGACCTCAGCCAGCTGCGCGGCATACAGGACTGGTTCCTGCGCTTCGAGCTGAAAAGCCTGCCGAACGTGGCGGAGGTTGCCAGCATCGGCGGCATGGTCAAGCAGTACCAGATTGTGCTCGATCCGGTGAAAATGGCGGCCTACCGTATTCCTCAGCAAACCCTGGTTAACGCCGTGCAGCAGGCCAATCAGGAAGCCGGGGGTTCCGTGCTGGAGCTGGCGGAAACCGACTATATCGTGCGGGCTTCGGGCTACCTGAAGACCCTCGACGACTTCAGGAAAATCCCGCTCAGCGTTGAGAACGGCATTCCAATTACGCTGGGCGACGTGGCGACGGTGCAAGTGGGGCCGGAGCTGCGCCAAGGCGTGGCTGATCTTAATGGTCAGGGAGAGAGCGTCGGCGGCGTGATCGTGCTGCGTTCCGGCGAAAATGCCCGGGCGACCATTGCCAGCGTGAAGCAGAAACTGCACGAGTTGCAGCGCAGCCTGCCGGACGGCGTGGAAGTGGTGCCGGTGTATGACCGCAGCAAGCTGATTGATCGCTCCATCGACAACCTCACGCATAAATTAATTGAGGAATTTGTGGTGGTGACGCTGGTCTGCGCGCTGTTCCTGTGGCACTTCCGCTCGGCGCTGGTGGCGATCATCTCCCTGCCGCTTGGCATTATGCTTGCCTTTTTGCTGATGCGCATTCAGGGCATCAACGCCAACATGATGTCGCTGGCGGGCATTGCGATTGCCATTGGCGCGATGGTCGATGCCGCCATCGTGATGATTGAAAATGCCCATAAGAAGATTGAGCACTGGCGCGCCGAGCATCCCGGCGAGAAGCTGGAAGGTCAGGCGCACTGGCAGGTGATTAGCGACGCGGCGACGGAAGTCGGCCCGGCGCTATTCTTCAGCCTGCTGGTGATCACCCTGTCGTTTATTCCGGTCTTCACGCTGGAGTCGCAGGAGGGCAAGCTGTTCGGCCCGCTAGCCTTCACCAAAACCTACGCCATGGCCGGGGCTGCTCTGCTCTCCATCACGCTAGTGCCGGTACTGATGGGCTTTTGGATCCGTGGCCGAATTCCCGATGAAACCCGCAACCCGATTAACCGCGGCCTGACCCGGGTCTACCGGCCAATGCTCGACTGGGTGCTGCGCTGGCCTAAGCTGACGCTGCTGCTGGCGGCGCTGACGCTGTTTACCGTGGTATGGCCGCTAGACAAGATTGGCTCGGAGTTTTTGCCAGCCATTGACGAGGGCGACCTGCTGTATATGCCGTCGGCGCTGCCGGGGCTGTCGGTGTCCAAGGCTTCGCAACTGCTGCAACAGACCGACCGGCTGATTAAAACCGTGCCGGAAGTGCAAAGCGTATTCGGCAAAGCCGGGCGCGCCGAAAGTGCCACCGACCCCGCGCCGGTGGAAATGTTCGAAACCACCATTCAGTTCAAGCCGCGCGACCAGTGGCGTAAAGGCATGACGCCGGACAAACTGGTGCAAGAGCTGGACCGCGTGGTGAAGGTGCCGGGGCTGGCAAACATCTGGGTGCCGCCAATTCGTAACCGCATCGATATGCTGGCGACCGGAATTAAAAGCCCGATCGGCGTGCGTATTTTGGGGCCTTCGCTGGAGGCCATCGACCACACCGCGCAGGCCATCGAAAAGCTGGCGAAAAGCGTGCCGGGGGTGAACTCGGCACTGGCGGAACGCCTGAACGGCGGCCACTACATCGACGTGAACATCAACCGCGCCGAGGCCAGCCGCTACGGGCTGAACATTGCCGACGTGCAGGCGATTGTCTCCTCGGCGATTGGCGGCGCGAACATTGGCGAAACCGTCGAAGGGCTGGCGCGTTACCCCATCAACCTGCGCTATCCGCGCGAGATCCGCGATTCGCTCAACGGGCTGCGCGAGTTGCCGATTTACACGCCGTCCGGCCAGCAAATCACCCTCGGCACGGTCGCCGCGCTGGGCATTAGCTCTGGCCCAACCATGGTGAAAACTGAAAATGCCCGCCTGTCGGGGCTGGTATATATCGACGCGAATAGCCGCGACGTGACTTCGGTGGTCGAAAAACTGCGCCACGCGGTGGACCAGCAACTGCACCTGCCGCCGGGGGTCAGCGTTGAGTACGCCGGGCAATTCGAATACCTGCAACACGCGGTGCATCGGCTGAAACTGGTGGTTCCAGCCACCTTAGCCATCATCTTCCTGCTGCTGTATCTGATTTTCCGCCGGGTCGAAGAGGCCCTGCTGCTGATGTTCACCCTGCCGTTCGCCATGGTCGGCGGTATCTGGCTGCTCTACCTGCTCGGCTATAACTTGTCGATTGCCTCCGGCATTGGCTTTATCGCGCTGGCGGGGGTTTCGGCGGAGTTTGGGGTGATCATGCTGGTTTATTTGCGCCAAGCAATGCAGGCCCACAACCCGAACAACTTGCCAATCTCAGCGCGAGAAATGGATGAAGTTATCCGCGAAGGCGCGACCCTGCGCGTCAGGCCGAAAGCCATGACCGTGGCGGTTATTCTTGCAGGCCTGCTACCGATTCTTTGGAGCGGCGGCACGGGTTCTGAAGTGATGAGCAGAATTGCCGCGCCGATGGTCGGCGGCATGATAACTGCCCCGCTGCTGTCGATGTTTATTATCCCCGCACTCTGGCGCCTGCTTGCCGCGCGCCGCTTTGCACGCACCACCCCAACTGAAAACACCTCAATCATTCAACACAAAGAAGGAAGGAAATAA
- a CDS encoding efflux RND transporter periplasmic adaptor subunit translates to MMTSKSFKLAALALLCIAAGGASGYWLAKSQASAAQQDPAKTATAAEPKALYWYDPMAPAQHFDKPGKSPFMDMQLVPKYADAADATTADSGVKIDGGMVQNLAIRLAPVAQGPITSSIRAVANVVLNDRDVAIVQARSNGFVQRSYPLAAGDVVAAGAPLVDLLMPDWAGAQGEYLALLHGGDSALRAAARQRLVLLGMPASLINQVTRSGKAQPVYTLTAPISGVIQSLDIRQGMTVANGSTLLQLNGISSVWLQVAVPEAQAAQVQNGQMAQISFPAYPGKTFSGKVSAILPVADAASRTLNVRIEVANPQQLIRPGMFAQVSLQSSTQADSLSVPSEAIIRTGLRNVVIVSEANHHFAPVEVQLGAESAGRTQVLSGLQAGQQVVASGQFLIDSEASLQGVLDKMDTAQNGGTQP, encoded by the coding sequence ATGATGACAAGTAAATCCTTCAAGCTGGCGGCTCTGGCACTGCTTTGCATCGCGGCTGGCGGCGCATCGGGCTATTGGCTGGCGAAAAGCCAAGCTTCGGCGGCGCAACAAGATCCGGCCAAAACCGCCACGGCGGCCGAGCCGAAAGCCCTCTATTGGTATGACCCAATGGCTCCAGCCCAGCATTTCGACAAGCCGGGTAAGTCGCCATTTATGGACATGCAGCTGGTGCCGAAATACGCCGACGCGGCAGACGCAACCACTGCGGACAGCGGCGTGAAAATTGACGGCGGCATGGTGCAGAACTTAGCGATTCGTTTAGCGCCGGTGGCCCAAGGGCCAATCACCTCCAGCATTCGCGCCGTGGCTAACGTGGTGCTCAATGACCGCGACGTGGCAATTGTGCAGGCGCGCAGCAACGGCTTTGTGCAGCGCAGCTACCCGTTGGCGGCGGGTGACGTAGTGGCCGCCGGTGCACCACTGGTGGATTTACTGATGCCAGACTGGGCGGGCGCTCAGGGGGAGTATCTGGCCCTGCTGCACGGCGGTGACAGCGCACTGCGCGCCGCAGCCAGACAGCGTCTGGTGCTGCTCGGCATGCCCGCCTCGCTGATTAATCAGGTCACGCGCAGCGGCAAGGCCCAGCCGGTCTACACCCTCACCGCGCCCATCAGCGGCGTGATCCAGTCACTCGACATTCGCCAAGGTATGACGGTCGCCAACGGCAGCACGCTGTTGCAGCTCAACGGCATCTCCAGCGTCTGGCTGCAAGTGGCGGTTCCCGAGGCGCAGGCCGCACAGGTGCAAAACGGGCAAATGGCGCAAATCAGCTTCCCGGCTTATCCCGGAAAAACCTTTAGCGGCAAAGTCAGCGCCATTCTCCCGGTGGCCGACGCGGCGAGCCGGACCCTAAACGTCAGGATTGAAGTTGCCAACCCGCAGCAACTGATCAGGCCGGGGATGTTTGCGCAGGTTAGCCTGCAAAGCAGCACTCAGGCTGACAGCCTGTCAGTGCCGAGCGAGGCGATTATTCGCACCGGCCTGCGCAACGTGGTGATTGTCAGCGAGGCTAACCACCACTTCGCGCCGGTAGAAGTCCAGCTTGGAGCTGAATCCGCAGGCCGCACTCAGGTGCTCTCCGGCCTGCAAGCGGGCCAGCAGGTGGTGGCTTCCGGCCAATTCCTGATTGATTCAGAAGCCAGCCTGCAGGGCGTTCTGGACAAGATGGACACGGCACAAAACGGAGGGACGCAGCCATGA
- a CDS encoding TolC family protein, producing MSFKSFYLPAQLLLVGLAPLAHAAPLTFSYAVSSALQQSPELSASQTAVRSAQSSAIPAGALPDPKLVTGIDNFPISGPAANSFTEESMTMEKLGVMQDFPNAAKRDAREDVASVQIQQAGSQHHVLQVDVAQGAAVAWITRYYLEEQLGLLQQLEHENDALGKALQAQVVSGRTGLADSLNADEKRADLADREDQLRRELRVATATLSRYIGQDAEQPLVGHAPDLPVDGASYLKSLQKTAKIQAFNSDTAKAKAELRAAEAEKKPDWSVELDYQRRDPMYGNMVSVQFTVGLPLFAASRQDPIIAAKTLDLTQVGELRDAAIRQLTNQLDNDLADYATLGRQIARIDQQWLPLARQKVSLLTAGYSRGTSDGAALINARSAVLEQQLRKAGLQSQRDQLAAALYYTFAGVQ from the coding sequence ATGTCCTTCAAATCGTTCTATCTTCCTGCCCAGCTTTTGCTGGTGGGACTTGCGCCCTTGGCTCACGCCGCGCCGCTGACCTTCAGCTATGCGGTGAGCAGCGCGTTACAGCAATCACCTGAACTCTCTGCCAGCCAAACCGCCGTGCGCTCGGCGCAGTCCTCGGCTATTCCGGCCGGTGCCTTGCCTGACCCGAAACTGGTGACCGGCATCGACAACTTTCCCATCTCCGGCCCGGCCGCCAACTCCTTCACCGAAGAGTCCATGACCATGGAGAAGCTCGGCGTGATGCAGGATTTCCCCAACGCCGCCAAGCGCGACGCGCGGGAAGATGTCGCCAGCGTGCAAATCCAGCAAGCCGGATCACAACACCATGTGTTGCAAGTCGACGTGGCACAGGGCGCGGCCGTGGCATGGATAACCCGCTATTACCTCGAAGAACAGCTCGGGCTATTGCAGCAGCTTGAGCATGAAAATGACGCGCTGGGCAAAGCCCTACAGGCTCAGGTGGTTTCTGGGCGCACGGGCCTTGCCGACTCGCTGAATGCCGATGAAAAACGGGCAGACTTGGCGGATCGCGAAGACCAGCTGCGCCGCGAACTGCGCGTTGCCACCGCCACCCTCAGCCGCTATATCGGGCAGGATGCCGAGCAGCCGCTGGTCGGCCACGCCCCGGACCTGCCGGTGGATGGCGCGAGCTACCTCAAGTCCTTGCAAAAAACCGCCAAAATTCAGGCTTTCAACAGCGATACCGCCAAGGCTAAAGCCGAGCTGCGCGCCGCCGAAGCGGAGAAAAAGCCGGACTGGAGCGTGGAGTTGGATTACCAGCGCCGCGACCCGATGTACGGCAACATGGTGTCGGTGCAGTTTACCGTCGGCCTGCCGCTGTTTGCCGCCAGCCGCCAAGACCCGATCATCGCCGCCAAAACCCTCGACCTCACCCAAGTCGGCGAACTGCGCGACGCCGCCATTCGCCAATTAACCAACCAGTTGGACAACGATCTCGCCGACTACGCCACCCTCGGACGGCAGATCGCGCGCATCGACCAGCAGTGGCTGCCCCTCGCCCGGCAAAAAGTCTCTCTGCTCACCGCCGGTTATTCGCGCGGCACAAGCGACGGCGCGGCCCTGATTAATGCCCGCAGCGCGGTGCTTGAGCAGCAGCTGAGAAAAGCCGGTTTGCAAAGCCAGCGCGACCAGCTGGCCGCCGCCCTCTATTACACCTTTGCTGGAGTTCAATGA